Proteins found in one Mytilus edulis chromosome 2, xbMytEdul2.2, whole genome shotgun sequence genomic segment:
- the LOC139513223 gene encoding uncharacterized protein produces MKLAFALLLLLPVVFSTPQKRLIFDTLFQTDELKTLVDGIVATVGTDATEHACEAECHTLIQADHLLQFGCPLICKSFQTLVNRFGHSTSAPMPTSI; encoded by the exons atgaaACTTGCTTTTGCTTTATTGCTGTTGTTACCAGTAGTGTTTTCTACACCACAGAAAAGACTTATTTTTG atacgttattccaaactgatgaactgaaAACATTAGTAGACGGGATAGTAGCTACAGTAGGTACTGATGCAACTGAACATGCATGTGAAGCTGAATGCCACACACTCATCCAAGCAGATCATCTACTTCAATTTGGATGTCCATTGATTTGTAAAAG TTTCCAGACTCTGGTCAACCGCTTTGGACATTCAACATCAGCTCCCATGCCAACGTCTATCTAA
- the LOC139513227 gene encoding uncharacterized protein — protein MKLAFALLLLLPVVFSTPQKRLIFDTLFQTDELKTLVDGIVGTLGTNATEQACETECHTLIQEDHLLQFGCPLICKSFQSLVHRFGHVTVTQTTV, from the exons ATGAAACTTGCTTTTGCTTTATTGCTGTTGTTACCAGTAGTGTTTTCTACACCACAGAAAAGACTTATTTTTG atacgttattccaaactgatgaactgaaAACATTAGTAGACGGGATAGTAGGTACATTAGGTACTAATGCAACTGAACAGGCATGTGAAACTGAATGCCACACACTCATCCAAGAAGATCATCTACTTCAATTTGGATGTCCATTGATTTGTAAAAG TTTCCAGAGTCTGGTTCACCGATTTGGACATGTAACAGTTACCCAAACTACtgtttga